Proteins found in one Sorghum bicolor cultivar BTx623 chromosome 1, Sorghum_bicolor_NCBIv3, whole genome shotgun sequence genomic segment:
- the LOC8081097 gene encoding kinesin-like protein KIN-14F encodes MAEAAAILSLSAAAVVEDVLRQHGCRLSDRDLASRRAEEAAARRNEAAGWLRRTVGAVAARDLPEEPSEEEFRLGLRNGQILCGALNRVHPGAVPKVVVNTAADSVLQADGAALSAFQYFENVRNFLVAAQEIGLPCFEASDLEQGGKSARVVNCVLALKSYGDWKQCGGTGPWKYGGNLKSFGRKSSEPFRRSQSINEGEVPYDEAGFNGDTHFDSSDMSTSRPLKMLVSAVLSDKRPDEVPQLLESMLSKLVEEFENRLNSQNELVKAALKNGSDNTKSFSKSKVLVETTPNTSGRKMDTADIYCSHKQTKKEASREVALKQHSILQQQSKNVEELKSDLITTRAGMEYMQMKYSEDLNLLGRHLFSLAHAASGYHKVLEENRKLYNQVQDLKGSIRVYCRIRPFLPGQASPSTVGSIDEGNITIVTPSKSGKEGRKNFSFNKVFGPSATQDEVFLDTQPLIRSVLDGYNVCIFAYGQTGSGKTYTMSGPKNMTQQTQGVNYRALGDLFKLAEQRKGTFIYDIAVQMIEIYNEQVRDLLVTDGLNKKLEIRNNSQNGLNVPDASLVRVTSTMDVMELMNVGQKNRAVGATALNDRSSRSHSCLTVHVQGRDLTSGTILRGCMHLVDLAGSERVDKSEVTGERLKEAQHINKSLSALGDVIASLAQKNSHVPYRNSKLTQLLQDSLGGQAKTLMFVHISPESDAVGETISTLKFAERVSTVELGAARLNKESGEVRELKEQIARLKSALAAKDLGSEQIMSRDSEAFNTKTPSPGFSNRRQGSCDLLSSQTNFRQPMEDVGNIEARANPTLRQKKPSFDLQDLLTANDSPSWPDSNLRVNFQMGDEREAIGGDWIDKVVVNNNNSVGDWEGDTAALPDFFYQRYHSGMREKQYQRNNTRQKDDHEYEQQRPRFYSTNTDDSDDIDMATSDSSESDALWQLNVQSMNNSISDSGSKVKKPQIKLRDGSDARTPIHSQIPSASRKVANGSNRSVRQPLSRSDSRRLSSNGRQTGAK; translated from the exons atggcggaggcggcggcgatcCTCTCGCTCTCCGCGGCCGCCGTGGTGGAAGACGTCCTGCGGCAGCACGGGTGCCGCCTCAGCGACCGCGACCTCGCGTCCCGCAGGGCCGAGGAAGCCG CGGCGAGGAGGAACGAGGCGGCGGGGTGGCTGCGCCGCACGGTGGGGGCGGTTGCCGCGCGCGATCTTCCGGAGGAGCCGTCCGAGGAGGAGTTCCGCCTCGGCCTCCGCAACGGCCAGATCCTCTGCGGCGCGCTTAACCGGGTCCACCCGGGCGCCGTCCCGAAG GTGGTCGTGAACACGGCGGCGGACTCCGTGCTGCAGGCCGACGGCGCGGCGCTGTCGGCGTTCCAGTACTTCGAGAACGTGCGCAACTTCCTGGTGGCGGCGCAGGAGATCGGCCTGCCGTGCTTCGAGGCCTCCGATTTGGAGCAG GGAGGGAAGAGCGCCAGGGTGGTGAACTGCGTCCTCGCACTGAAGTCGTACGGTGATTGGAAGCAATGCGGTGGCACCGGGCCGTGGAAGTACGGGGGGAATCTTAAGTCCTTCGGGAGGAAGAGCTCTGAGCCGTTCCGGAGGAGCCAATCGATCAATGAAGGTGAAGTGCCCTATGATGAAGCTGGGTTCAATGGCGACACTCATTTTGATTCCAGCGACATG TCAACATCGCGCCCCCTTAAAATGTTGGTCAGTGCAGTTTTGTCCGACAAAAGGCCAGATGAAGTTCCACAG CTCTTGGAGTCCATGCTGAGCAAACTTGTCGAAGAATTTGAAAATCGTCTAAACAGCCAAAATGAACTG GTCAAAGCGGCTCTGAAAAATGGTAGTGATAACACGAAATCCTTTTCAAAATCAAAGGTTCTGGTTGAGACCACTCCTAATACTAGTGGGAGAAAG ATGGATACAGCAGATATTTACTGTAGccataaacaaacaaaaaaagaagCATCTAGAGAAGTGGCACTGAAGCAACATTCAATTCTACAACAACAGTCAAAAAATGTTGAG GAACTTAAGAGTGATCTGATAACTACAAGGGCTGGTATGGAGTATATGCAAATGAAGTACTCCGAGGACCTCAACCTTCTTG GAAGGCACCTGTTTAGCTTGGCTCATGCTGCTTCTGGTTATCACAAAGTTCTTGAAGAAAATAGAAAGCTATACAACCAGGTCCAAGATCTTAAAG GAAGCATCAGGGTATATTGTAGGATACGTCCCTTTTTGCCTGGACAAGCAAGTCCATCCACCGTGGGTTCCATCGACGAGGGCAACATAACCATTGTCACCCCTTCCAAGTCTGGAAAGGAAGGCCGGAAAaattttagcttcaataaggtTTTTGGCCCATCAGCAACACAAG ATGAGGTGTTCTTAGATACTCAACCTCTCATTCGCTCAGTTCTTGATGGATACAATGTCTGTATCTTTGCATATGGCCAAACTGGATCAGGGAAGACATACACGATG AGTGGGCCCAAGAACATGACTCAGCAAACCCAAGGTGTCAACTATCGGGCACTTGGTGATCTATTTAAGCTTGCTGAACAAAGGAAAGGAACCTTCATTTATGATATTGCTGTGCAAATGATCGAGATTTACAATGAACAAGTTAGGGATCTCCTTGTCACTGACGGCCTCAACAAAAA ATTAGAGATTCGGAATAACTCTCAAAATGGGCTAAATGTGCCAGATGCAAGTCTTGTTCGTGTGACATCAACAATGGATGTCATGGAATTGATGAACGTTGGGCAAAAGAATCGTGCTGTCGGTGCCACTGCACTAAATGACAGGAGTAGTCGTTCCCACAG TTGTTTAACTGTTCATGTTCAGGGAAGGGATCTGACATCAGGGACCATCCTTCGCGGGTGCATGCATTTAGTTGATCTTGCTGGCAGTGAACGGGTTGATAAATCAGAGGTCACTGGAGAAAGGTTAAAAGAAGCACAGCATATAAACAAATCATTGTCCGCCTTAGGGGATGTAATTGCTTCGCTTGCCCAAAAGAATTCACATGTACCTTACAGGAATAGTAAATTAACACAACTTCTCCAAGATTCACTTG GAGGTCAGGCCAAAACCTTGATGTTTGTTCATATAAGCCCAGAAAGTGATGCTGTAGGAGAAACCATCAGCACCTTGAAGTTTGCTGAGCGTGTGTCAACTGTTGAACTTGGTGCTGCTCGACTAAATAAAGAATCTGGAGAAGTTAGAGAGCTTAAAGAGCAG ATTGCTCGACTTAAATCAGCATTAGCTGCAAAAGATTTAGGATCGGAGCAAATCATGAGTCGTGACTCTGAGGCATTTAACACAAAGACGCCTTCGCCTGGTTTTTCAAATAGGCGACAAGGTAGCTGTGATCTACTGTCTAGCCAAACTAACTTCAGACAACCAATGGAGGATGTTGGAAACATAGAG GCTAGAGCCAATCCTACACTGAGGCAAAAGAAACCAAGCTTTGATCTCCAGGATTTATTAACAGCAAATGATTCTCCTTCATGGCCAGATAGCAATTTGAGGGTAAATTTTCAGATGGGAGATGAAAGAGAAGCAATTGGTGGGGACTGGATAGATAAGGTTGTAGTGAACAACAATAATTCAGTCGGTGATTGGGAGGGTGACACTGCAGCTTTGCCTGACTTCTTTTACCAGAGATATCATTCAGGTATGAGGGAGAAGCAGTACCAGAGGAATAACACAAGACAAAAGGATGACCATGAGTATGAACAGCAAAGGCCTCGGTTTTACTCTACAAATACTGATGATTCTGATGATATTGACATGGCAACTAGTGATTCCTCAGAATCAGATGCTCTATGGCAGCTCAATGTCCAAAGCATGAATAACTCAATTAGTGACAGCGGCTCAAAGGTTAAGAAACCACAAATAAAGCTTAGAGATGGTTCAGATGCCAG GACACCAATTCATTCTCAAATACCATCAGCGTCGAGAAAAGTCGCAAACGGTTCAAACAGATCTGTTAGGCAGCCTTTAAGCAGAAGCGATAGCAGAAGGCTTTCATCAAATGGAAGACAAACCGGTGCAAAGTAG
- the LOC8084009 gene encoding probable protein phosphatase 2C 33, with translation MAALAASEGNLSPTLPLATLIGRELRGDGTERPHVRYGHSGFAKRGEDYFLVKPDCLRVPGDPSSSFSVFAVFDGHNGVSAAVFSKEKLLEHVMSAVPQGISREDWLQALPRALVAGFVKTDIDFQRKGETSGTTATLVVVDGFTVTVASVGDSRCILDTHGGEVSLLTVDHRLEENAEERERVTASGGEVSRLNLCGGQEVGPLRCWPGGLCLSRSIGDTDVGEFIVPIPHVKQVKLPNTGGRLIIASDGIWDALSSEIAAQACRGLPAELAAKLVVKQALKTSGLKDDTTCVVVDIIPSDHCSTPPALSPKKNQNKLRSLIFGRRSHSSVGKLTKSASLGSVEEIFEEGSAMLEERLGRNFPSKANLPPFRCAICQVDQEPFEGLMTDNVGGCCSAPSTPWGGPYLCSDCRKKKDAMEGKRSNRSATCR, from the exons ATGGCAGCGCTCGCCGCCAGCGAGGGGAATCTTTCCCCGACGCTGCCCCTGGCCACTCTGATCGGCCGCGAGCTCCGCGGcgacggcaccgagcgcccgcaCGTGCGCTACGGCCACTCTGGCTTCGCCAAGCGCGGCGAGGACTACTTCCTCGTCAAGCCCGACTGCCTCCGCGTCCCCGGAGACCCTTCCTCCTCTTTCTCCGTCTTCGCT GTATTCGACGGCCACAATGGCGTGTCGGCGGCGGTGTTCAGCAAGGAGAAATTGCTGGAGCACGTGATGAGCGCCGTGCCGCAGGGCATCAGCCGCGAGGACTGGCTACAGGCGCTGCCGCGCGCGCTCGTCGCAGGATTCGTCAAGACAGACATTGACTTCCAGCGCAAGG GTGAGACATCAGGAACGACGGCGACACTTGTTGTCGTTGATGGGTTCACGGTAACTGTGGCGTCAGTGGGGGACTCTAGGTGCATTCTGGATACACATGGAGGCGAGGTCTCATTGCTGACTGTGGATCACCGGCTAGAGGAGAATGCAGAGGAGCGTGAGCGCGTTACGGCGAGCGGAGGGGAGGTCAGCCGACTTAACCTCTGTGGTGGACAGGAG GTCGGTCCTCTCAGATGCTGGCCGGGTGGATTGTGCCTTTCAAGGTCCATTGGGGATACTGATGTCGGCGAGTTCATTGTACCGATTCCACATGTCAAGCAAGTGAAG CTCCCAAATACTGGTGGAAGACTAATAATTGCATCAGATGGAATATGGGATGCTCTGTCCTCAGAAATTGCTGCTCAGGCGTGCCGGGGATTGCCTGCAGAACTGGCTGCCAAACTTGTTGTTAAG CAAGCTCTGAAGACAAGTGGGTTGAAAGATGACACAACATGTGTGGTTGTCGACATCATCCCATCTGATCATTGTTCAACACCaccagcattatctccaaagaaaAATCAGAACAAGTTGAGGTCTCTTATTTTTGGTAGGAGGTCTCATAGTTCTGTTGGAAAGCTCACCAAATCTGCTTCTTTGGGCTCTGTGGAAGAAATATTTGAGGAGGGGTCTGCAATGTTGGAAGAAAG GTTGGGTAGAAATTTCCCATCAAAAGCAAATCTGCCCCCATTTCGCTGTGCAATCTGCCAAGTGGACCAAGAACCATTCGAAGGTTTAATGACGGACAATGTAGGTGGCTGCTGCTCAGCCCCATCAACACCATGGGGTGGTCCTTATCTTTGCTCAGACTGTAGGAAAAAGAAGGATGCGATGGAAGGTAAAAGATCGAATCGCTCAGCAACATGCAGGTGA
- the LOC8084010 gene encoding calmodulin-binding protein 60 B translates to MDLKRALDVEEEVVDGDEDELAGCPDAKRRRTFVNSSMQEAIGAQYMQRHLPKLEPFLRRVVQEEVHNVLIRHIDSANRLPLQLKTTSKRYKLQFQGNLPQTLFTGNRVEAENKQPLRLVLTDAATNQTVTSGPLSSMKVELLVLDGDFNADERLEHTEKEFSESVVFEREGKRPLLSGEVIIVLEKGTASIRDISFTDNSSWIRSRKFRLGARMSRASTIEERVQEAVSNPFLVKDHRGEVYKKHHPPALADDVWRLEKIGKDGVFHKKLADFGIHTVQDFLRNLVMDQYGLRSLLGSGMSNKMWESTVEHARECVLDDKLYSYCSGHGIVLLFNCIHEVVGVIVGSHCFTLSALTPTQKALVVKLQQDAYKFPDRIAEFKVQSQSAADQQPPAAAVQAPPAPLPVPAAQMLGLPHGHGVVVQPSAGAPASSHDGHGLLLNPQLLQHHQQQQPQPLSEALEDVLQSASAAHQLNAAEPWFPSFGAGGFDARDPFDVQFSGSQPCGLLLSSTGARL, encoded by the exons ATGGACCTAAAGAGGGCGCTGgacgtggaggaggaggtggtggacggCGACGAAGACGAGCTCGCCGGCTGCCCCGACGCCAAGCGCCGCCGGACGTTCGTCAA TAGCTCGATGCAGGAGGCCATTGGCGCGCAGTACATGCAGAGGCATCTGCCCAAGCTGGAGCCATTTCTGCGCAGAGTC GTGCAGGAGGAGGTGCATAATGTTCTTATCCGACACATCGATTCCGCAAACAG GCTCCCACTTCAACTAAAGACAACCAGCAAACGGTACAAGCTGCAGTTCCAGGGAAACCTGCCGCAGACGCTTTTCACAGGCAACAGGGTGGAGGCGGAGAACAAGCAGCCGCTCCGGCTAGTCCTGACCGACGCCGCCACCAACCAGACGGTCACCTCCGGTCCCTTGTCCTCGATGAAGGTCGAGCTCCTCGTCCTCGACGGCGACTTCAACGCCGACGAGCGGCTGGAGCACACGGAGAAGGAGTTCAGCGAGAGCGTCGTGTTCGAGAGGGAAGGCAAGAGGCCGCTCCTATCCGGCGAGGTGATCATCGTGCTCGAGAAGGGCACCGCCTCCATCCGCGACATCTCCTTCACGGATAACTCCAGCTGGATACGGAGCCGCAAGTTCAGGCTTGGCGCCAGGATGTCCAGGGCTAGTACCATCGAAGAACGGGTGCAGGAAGCTGTGAGCAATCCGTTCCTGGTGAAGGATCACCGTGGAGAAG TGTACAAGAAGCACCATCCACCTGCATTAGCCGACGACGTGTGGCGTCTGGAGAAGATCGGGAAAGACGGCGTATTCCACAAGAAGCTCGCTGACTTTGGAATCCACACTGTTCAAGACTTCCTCAGGAACTTGGTGATGGATCAGTACGGACTGCGCAGC TTGCTTGGCAGCGGCATGTCGAACAAGATGTGGGAATCCACGGTGGAGCACGCCCGGGAGTGCGTGCTGGACGACAAGCTCTACTCCTACTGCAGCGGGCACGGGATCGTCCTCCTGTTCAACTGCATCCACGAAGTCGTCGGCGTGATCGTCGGGAGCCACTGCTTCACCTTGAGCGCTCTCACTCCGACGCAGAAG GCGCTGGTGGTGAAGCTGCAGCAGGACGCGTACAAGTTCCCGGACCGCATAGCCGAGTTCAAGGTGCAGTCGCAGAGCGCCGCGGATCAGCAGCCACCCGCCGCCGCGGTCCAGGCCCCGCCGGCGCCGTTGCCTGTGCCCGCGGCGCAGATGCTCGGCCTCCCACACGGACACGGCGTCGTGGTCCAGCCTTCGGCAGGCGCGCCGGCGAGCTCGCACGACGGCCATGGCCTGCTGCTGAACCCGCAGCTCCTTCagcaccaccagcagcagcagccgcagccgcTGAGCGAGGCCCTGGAGGACGTGCTGCAGTCGGCCAGCGCGGCGCACCAGCTCAACGCCGCCGAGCCGTGGTTCCCTTCGTTCGGGGCCGGCGGGTTCGACGCGCGGGACCCGTTCGACGTGCAGTTCAGCGGGTCGCAGCCGTGCGGGCTGCTGCTCTCCAGCACCGGCGCCAGGTTGTGA
- the LOC8081098 gene encoding putative zinc finger CCCH domain-containing protein 21 translates to MEGDLAFFSPLRPSRLSFEGRDGRGFGSPTWASQLGTLRDSSPSSCVSDGRGGGNGRSGFSSPTWGSPLETLFNAPSSCVSDRHVGGNGSGFSSPTWGSTLETLFNSPSSRVSDSPGAGNGSMFSTPKQASPLETLLNSPSSSSCVTDSRGSVTGSVSGTAKMALPLETLLNSPSSSISDSRGGGSGSGFSTTKKASPLEPLLNSPSSSVSDSRVCGNRSSPGISKERDSEQVKKAESLLRAITERYENCFFRLRDTTAELADLRLERVRLGAENLHLSLLLEELDAAEQSKQASAVVLTPPPKPAQAEAASTPKSISIRSKGFLSKNQPQGVATPQRLRVRASQAMEDAGEKEKEKDDGEVEVDAFRQGAMKTELCNKWERGACPYDGRCRFAHGMEELRPVIRHPRYKTLPCQLFAAGSGCPYGHRCHFRHSMAPTAESC, encoded by the exons ATGGAGGGGGACCTGGCGTTCTTCTCGCCACTGAGGCCGTCCCGCCTCTCCTTCGAGGGCCGCGATGGCCGCGGCTTCGGCTCGCCGACATGGGCATCGCAGCTGGGGACGCTGCGCGACTCGTCGCCCTCATCGTGCGTCTCCGACGGCCGTGGCGGCGGAAACGGCCGCTCGGGCTTCAGCTCGCCGACATGGGGATCGCCGCTGGAGACGCTGTTCAACGCGCCCTCATCGTGCGTCTCCGACAGACATGTCGGTGGCAACGGCTCCGGGTTCAGCTCGCCGACATGGGGGTCGACACTGGAGACGCTGTTCAACTCGCCCTCATCGCGCGTCTCCGACAGCCCTGGCGCTGGCAATGGCTCCATGTTCAGCACGCCCAAGCAGGCATCGCCTCTGGAGACACTGCTCAACTCGCCCTCATCGTCATCGTGCGTCACCGACAGCCGTGGCAGTGTCACTGGCTCCGTGTCCGGCACGGCGAAGATGGCGTTGCCGCTGGAGACACTTCTCAACTCCCCCTCATCGTCCATCTCCGACAGCCGTGGCGGTGGCAGCGGCTCCGGTTTCAGCACGACGAAGAAGGCGTCTCCGCTGGAGCCGCTTCTCAACTCGCCCTCATCGTCCGTCTCAGACAGTCGCGTCTGCGGAAACAGGTCTTCACCCGGGATCTCGAAGGAGCGGGACAGCGAGCAGGTGAAGAAGGCGGAGTCTCTCCTGCGCGCGATCACCGAGCGCTACGAGAACTGCTTCTTCCGCCTGCGAGACACTACAGCCGAGCTCGccgacctccgcctcgagcgcgTCCGCCTCGGTGCCGAGAACCTGCACCTCTCCCTCCTCCTCGAAGAGCTCGATGCCGCTGAGCAGAGTAAGCAGGCGTCAGCGGTGGTTCTGACTCCGCCACCGAAGCCAGCGCAGGCTGAAGCTGCAAGCACCCCGAAGAGCATCTCCATACGTTCGAAGGGCTTCCTCTCGAAGAATCAGCCGCAGGGCGTGGCCACACCACAGCGCCTCCGAGTTCGCGCGTCTCAGGCGATGGAG GACGCaggggagaaggagaaggagaaggatgacggggaggtggaggtggatgcGTTCCGGCAGGGCGCCATGAAGACGGAGCTGTGCAACAAGTGGGAGCGCGGCGCGTGCCCCTACGACGGGCGTTGCAGGTTCGCGCACGGCATGGAGGAGCTGCGCCCGGTGATCCGCCACCCGCGCTACAAGACCCTCCCGTGCCAGTTGTTCGCCGCCGGCTCTGGCTGCCCCTACGGCCACCGCTGCCACTTCCGCCACTCCATGGCGCCCACTGCCGAGTCCTGCTAG